In Macadamia integrifolia cultivar HAES 741 chromosome 5, SCU_Mint_v3, whole genome shotgun sequence, a single window of DNA contains:
- the LOC122078897 gene encoding uncharacterized protein LOC122078897: MADSTRLKTLDDAVKKFSEAAVQSSQQLETQKHQFEAHTLRMDHQQGLLADMVNQVMLLGSKIDCSLTKRPLHGAKSSGHQGENTGVLCMEQPSFPARSMRLDFPKFNGEDPLGWIFRAEQFFEFNGTGEALRLSIASFHMEGKALQWYQWMNKQAQFPSWHCFTHALEARFGPTEYEDHQGALAKLFQTSTVLDYQEKIEALANRCHNLSTSFLVSCFISGLKPEIRCEVMSFQLTTLPQTMGLAKLQEAKLNELKKSSWRQFGSKPHYYLFLYHLPSHCYNIQPIDFP; encoded by the coding sequence ATGGCTGACAGCACAAGACTTAAGACTCTTGATGATGCTGTGAAGAAGTTTTCAGAAGCAGCCGTTCAGAGTAGTCAACAATTAGAAACTCAGAAACATCAATTTGAAGCTCATACTCTACGGATGGATCATCAGCAAGGATTACTTGCAGATATGGTGAATCAAGTAATGTTGTTGGGGTCTAAGATTGATTGTTCCCTGACCAAAAGACCACTTCATGGTGCAAAATCTTCAGGCCACCAAGGCGAAAATACAGGGGTTCTTTGCATGGAGCAGCCCTCCTTCCCAGCCAGATCAATGAGGCTCGATTTTCCTAAATTCAATGGGGAAGATCCTCTTGGGTGGATTTTTAGGGCAGAACAGTTCTTTGAATTCAATGGCACTGGTGAAGCTCTTCGATTGTCAATTGCATCTTTTCACATGGAAGGGAAAGCCTTGCAATGGTATCAATGGATGAACAAACAAGCCCAGTTTCCTTCTTGGCATTGTTTCACACATGCATTGGAGGCAAGATTTGGTCCAACAGAATATGAAGATCACCAAGGTGCTCTAGCTAAACTTTTCCAAACCTCTACAGTTCTTGATTATCAAGAAAAAATTGAGGCATTAGCTAATAGGTGTCACAATCTATCAACATCATTTTTGGTGAGCTGTTTCATCTCTGGATTGAAACCAGAGATTAGATGTGAAGTAATGTCGTTTCAACTAACCACCCTGCCTCAAACAATGGGATTAGCTAAACTCCAAGAAGCTAAGCTCAATGAATTGAAGAAGAGCTCTTGGAGGCAATTTGGATCTAAACCTCATTATTACCTCTTCCTGTACCACCTCCCAAGCCATTGCTACAACATTCAGCCAATTgatttcccataa